Proteins found in one Neurospora crassa OR74A linkage group II, whole genome shotgun sequence genomic segment:
- the gla-1 gene encoding glucoamylase, protein MDAIYNLKQVLLSNHDFTTSLVSNATDFSTSPLTYFAMHLVSSLLVVGAAFQAVLGLPDPLHEKRHSDIIKRSVDSYIQTETPIAQKNLLCNIGASGCRASGAASGVVVASPSKSSPDYWYTWTRDAALVTKLIVDEFTNDYNTTLQNTIQAYAAAQAKLQGVSNPSGSLSNGAGLGEPKFMVDLQQFTGAWGRPQRDGPPLRAIALIGYGKWLVSNGYADTAKSIIWPIVKNDLAYTAQYWNNTGFDLWEEVNSSSFFTIAASHRALVEGSAFAKSVGSSCSACDAIAPQILCFQQSFWSNSGYIISNFVNYRSGKDINSVLTSIHNFDPAAGCDVNTFQPCSDRALANHKVVVDSMRFWGVNSGRTAGKAAAVGRYAEDVYYNGNPWYLATLAAAEQLYDAVYVWKKQGSITVTSTSLAFFKDLVPSVSTGTYSSSSSTYTAIINAVTTYADGFVDIVAQYTPSDGSLAEQFDKDSGAPLSATHLTWSYASFLSAAARRAGIVPPSWGAASANSLPGSCSASTVAGSYATATATSFPANLTPASTTVTPPTQTGCAADHEVLVTFNEKVTTSYGQTVKVVGSIAALGNWAPASGVTLSAKQYSSSNPLWSTTIALPQGTSFKYKYVVVNSDGSVKWENDPDRSYAVGTDCASTATLDDTWR, encoded by the exons ATGGACGCAATATATAACCTCAAGCAAGTCCTCCTCAGCAACCATGATTTCACCACCAGCCTGGTCTCCAACGCAACAGACTTCTCGACAAGTCCCTTGACCTACTTCGCCATGCATCTCGTCTCTTCGCTCCTCGTCGTGGGCGCCGCCTTCCAGGCCGTGCTCGGTCTGCCGGATCCTCTGCATGAAAAGAGGCACAGCGACATCATCAAGCGGTCTGTCGACTCGTATATCCAGACCGAGACTCCCATTGCGCAGAAGAACCTTCTGTGCAACATCGGTGCTTCTGGATGCAGAGCCTCCGGTGCTGCCTCTGGTGTTGTGGTTGCCTCCCCTTCCAAGTCGAGCCCTGACT ACTGGTATACCTGGACTCGTGATGCCGCCCTTGTCACCAAGCTTATTGTCGACGAATTCACCAACGACTACAACACCACTCTTCAGAACACCATTCAGGCTTATGCTGCTGCACAGGCCAAGCTTCAGGGCGTTAGCAACCCGTCCGGTTCCCTCTCCAACGGGGCCGGTCTTGGTGAGCCCAAGTTCATGGTCGACCTCCAGCAGTTCACCGGTGCCTGGGGCCGCCCCCAGAGGGATGGCCCTCCCCTTCGCGCCATTGCCCTCATCGGCTATGGCAAGTGGCTCGTCAGCAACGGTTATGCTGATACGGCCAAGAGCATCATCTGGCCCATTGTGAAGAACGACCTTGCCTACACTGCCCAGTACTGGAACAACACTGGCTTCGATCTCTGGGAGGAGGTTAACagctcttctttcttcaccATCGCCGCCTCCCACCGTGCTCTCGTTGAGGGTTCTGCTTTTGCCAAGTCCGTCGGCAGCTCTTGCAGCGCTTGCGATGCCATTGCCCCCCAAATTCTGTGCTTCCAGCAGAGCTTCTGGTCCAACAGCGGCTACATCATCTCCAACTTTGTCAACTACCGCAGCGGCAAGGACATCAACTCCGTCTTGACTTCCATCCACAACTTCGACCCCGCTGCCGGTTGCGATGTCAACACCTTCCAGCCCTGCAGCGACCGGGCTCTTGCCAACCACAAGGTTGTCGTTGACTCCATGCGCTTCTGGGGTGTCAACTCCGGTCGCACTGCCGGTAAGGCCGCCGCTGTCGGTCGCTACGCTGAGGATGTCTACTACAACGGTAACCCGTGGTACCTCGCTActctcgccgccgccgagcagCTCTACGACGCCGTCTACGTCTGGAAGAAGCAGGGTTCTATCACTgtcacctccacctccctcgcCTTCTTCAAGGACCTCGTTCCCTCCGTCAGCACCGGCACCTActccagctcttcctccacctacaccgccatcatcaacgccGTCACCACCTATGCCGACGGCTTCGTCGACATCGTTGCCCAGTACACTCCCTCCGACGGCTCCCTGGCCGAGCAGTTCGACAAGGATTCGGGCGCCCCCCTCAGCGCCACCCACCTGACCTGGTCGTAcgcctccttcctttccgccgccgcccgccgcgCCGGCATCGTCCCTCCCTCGTGGGGCGCCGCGTCCGCCAACTCTCTGCCCGGTTCCTGCTCCGCCTCCACCGTCGCCGGTTCATACGCCACCGCGACTGCCACCTCCTTTCCCGCCAACCTCACGcccgccagcaccaccgtcACCCCTCCCACGCAGACCGGCTGCGCCGCCGACCACGAGGTTTTGGTAACTTTCAACGAAAAGGTCACCACCAGCTATGGTCAGACGGTCAAGGTCGTCGGCAGCATCGCTGCGCTCGGCAACTGGGCCCCCGCCAGCGGCGTCACCCTGTCGGCCAAACAGTACTCTTCCAGCAACCCGCTCTGGTCCACCACTATTGCGCTGCCCCAGGGCACCTCGTTCAAGTACAAGTATGTCGTCGTCAACTCGGATGGGTCCGTCAAGTGGGAGAACGATCCTGACCGCAGCTATGCTGTTGGGACGGACTGCGCCTCTACTGCGACTCTTGATGATACGTGGAGGTAA
- a CDS encoding mitochondrial co-chaperone GrpE: MLRTALTRSSRALCSGARVAAQRPIASQIFQMQAARTAAPQLRSAARWYSAEAEGEKKADEGAEQKEGETDEVAALKKQLEAKDAEAREWKDKCLRTVADFRNLQERTARDVKQAKDFAIQKFAKDLVESVDNFERALSVVPQDKLKSEEQSEHLKDLVNLYEGLKMTESILLSTLKKHGLERIEPEGEVFNPNEHEATFMAPMPDKEHNVVFHVQQKGFKLNGRVLRPAQVGVVKNK; this comes from the exons ATGCTACGAACAGCCCTCACCCGCTCTTCCAGAGCCCTCTGCTCCGGCGCCCGCGTTGCCGCCCAGCGCCCTATTGCTTCCCAGATCTTCCAGATGCAAGCTGCCCGGACAGCTGCTCCCCAGCTGCGCTCCGCCGCCCGGTGGTACAGCGCCGAGGCTGAGggtgagaagaaggccgacgAGGGCGCCgagcagaaggagggtgAGACCGATGAAGTTGCTGCCCTCAAGAAGCAGCTCGAGGCCAAGGACGCCGAGGCCCGCGAGTGGAAG GACAAGTGCCTTCGCACCGTCGCCGACTTCCGCAACCTCCAGGAGCGCACCGCCCGCGACGTCAAGCAGGCCAAGGACTTTGCCATTCAAAAGTTCGCCAAGGACCTCGTTGAAAGCGTCGACAACTTCGAGCGCGCCTTGAGCGTGGTTCCTCAGGACAAGCTCAAGTCGGAGGAGCAGTCTGAGCACCTCAAGGACCTCGTCAACCTCTACGAGGGTCTCAAGATGACCGAGAGCATCCTCCTTTCGACCCTCAAGAAGCACGGTCTTGAGCGCATCGAACCTGAGGGTGAGGTCTTCAACCCCAACGAGCACGAGGCCACCTTCATGGCGCCCATGCCCGACAAGGAGCACAACGTCGTCTTCCACGTCCAGCAGAAGGGCTTCAAGCTCAACGGCCGCGTCCTTCGCCCTGCCCAGGTCGGCGTCGTCAAGAACAAATAA
- a CDS encoding DNA-directed RNA polymerase II polypeptide, protein MDYDPMVMDDAESLGPVVKISQADNTRVKFELSNTELSFANSLRRVMLAEIPTIAIDLVEIEANSSVLADEFIAHRLGLIPLNAEGIEQLLYSRDCDCDEYCEHCSVTLNLHAKCTGDDIMQVCARDLVPVGDRVNQVLGSPIINDPEGQGPLILKLRHGQEIKLQCIAKKGIAKEHSKWAPSAAIGFEYDPHNKLHHLDLWYEQDPKKEWPPSEYADWEEPPQEGEPFDYDAVPQRFYYNVETAGPIPPDAIVTEGIKVIQQKLAGLIHELTESDGGENGYNGPRSPGYNEGGDNWNDQGSFTPYGNGGNQSSWGGQGGTTPYGATPYGGGQNPWS, encoded by the exons ATGGATTACGATCCGATGGTGATGGACGACGCCGAGTCCCTGGGACCGGTCGTCAAGATCTCACAA GCGGACAACACCCGAGTCAAGTTTGAGCTCTCCAACACCGAGCTCAGCTTCGCCAACTCCCTTCGTCGCGTCATGCTTGCCGAGATTCCCACGATTGCCATCGATCTAGTCGAGATCGAGGCCAACAGCTCCGTTTTGGCCGACGAATTCATTGCCCACCGCCTGGGCCTGATTCCACTCAACGCCGAAGGTATCGAGCAGCTTCTGTATTCTAGggactgcgactgcgacgAATACTGCGAGCATTGCAGTGTGACCCTCAACCTTCACGCCAAGTGCACTGGCGACGACATCATGCAAGTCTGTGCCCGCGATCTTGTTCCAGTCGGCGATCGCGTCAACCAAGTTCTCGGCTCGCCTATCATCAATGATCCTGAAGGCCAAGGTCCCCTCATCCTCAAGCTTCGTCACGGTCAGGAGATCAAGCTCCAATGCATCGCGAAGAAGGGTATTGCAAAGGAGCATTCCAAATGGGCCCCAAGTGCCGCCATCGGCTTCGAGTACGATCCTCACAACAAGCTGCACCACCTCGACTTGTGGTATGAGCAGGATCCTAAGAAGGAGTG GCCTCCTTCGGAGTACGCCGACTGGGAGGAGCCTCCCCAGGAGGGCGAACCGTTCGATTACGATGCCGTACCACAACGCTTCTACTACAACGTCGAAACCGCCGGTCCTATTCCCCCTGATGCTATTGTCACTGAAGGCATCAAGGTCATCCAGCAGAAGTTGGCTGGTCTGATCCACGAACTTACCGAAAgcgatggtggtgagaaCGGATACAACGGACCGCGCAGCCCAGGCTACAACGAAGGTGGCGACAACTGGAACGACCAAGGATCGTTTACGCCATATGGAAACGGAGGAAACCAGAGCTCTTGGGGAGGTCAGGGAGGTACCACGCCCTACGGAGCGACTCCCTACGGAGGCGGCCAAAACCCTTGGTCTTGA
- a CDS encoding mitochondrial dicarboxylate carrier has protein sequence MQAVTTGLEGPSSSPSDSKQTAAASVTKPAAQAIMDKQTMTSDKPVVAATTTKTKKSKQQTIHYPFWFGGSASSMAATVTHPLDLVKVRLQMRTGDAPKTMSGTVLHIIRHNGITGLYNGLSASLLRQITYSTTRFGIYEELKTRFTTKDHPASFPVLIAMATVSGVAGGLVGNVADVLNVRMQHDAALPPAQRRNYAHAIDGLARMTREEGFRSWFRGVWPNSARAAAMTASQLASYDVFKRILIRHTPLEDNLATHFSASFLAGVAAATVTSPIDVVKTRVMSASGKSSIGQVLGSLYAQEGVRWMFKGWVPSFLRLGPQTICTFIFLEGHRKMYKKVKGIEE, from the exons ATGCAGGCTGTCACCACTGGCCTTGAAGGGCCTTCATCTTCGCCTTCGGACTCCAAACAGACTGCGGCAGCGTCAGTTACGAAGCCAGCGGCGCAAGCAATCATGGACAAACAGACGATGACATCAGATAAGCCCGTAGTcgcggcgacgacgacaaagaCCAAAAAGTCCAAGCAACAAACAATACACTATCCCTTCTGGTTCGGAGGAAGCGCCAGCAGCATGGCTGCCACTGTCACACATCCTCTCGATCTTG TCAAAGTCCGCCTCCAGATGCGCACCGGCGACGCCCCCAAAACCATGTCCGGCACCGTCCTCCACATCATCCGCCACAACGGCATCACCGGCCTCTACAACGGTCTCTCCGCCTCTCTCCTCCGCCAAATCACCTACTCGACCACGCGCTTCGGCATCTACGAAGAGCTCAAAACCCGCTTCACCACCAAAGACCACCCGGCCTCCTTCCCCGTGCTGATCGCCATGGCCACCGTCTCCGGCGTAGCCGGCGGTTTGGTGGGGAACGTAGCAGACGTGCTGAACGTGCGGATGCAGCACGACGCCGCTCTGCCCCCCGCGCAACGACGCAACTACGCGCACGCCATCGACGGCCTAGCGCGGATGACGCGCGAGGAAGGGTTCCGGAGCTGGTTTAGGGGTGTTTGGCCCAATAGTGCGAGGGCGGCCGCCATGACGGCCAGCCAGCTGGCTAGTTACGATGTGTTCAAGCGCATCTTGATTAGACATACGCCCTTGGAGGATAACCTGGCGACGCACTTTAGCGCCAGTTTCCTGGCGGgcgtggcggcggcgacggtgaCGAGCCCGATTGATGTGGTCAAGACGCGGGTCATGAGCGCGAGCGGGAAAAGTAGTATCGGGCAGGTGTTGGGGAGCTTGTATGCCCAGGAAGGGGTGAGGTGGATGTTTAAGGGATGGGTGCCGAGTTTTTTGAGGTTGGGGCC ACAAACGATTTGcaccttcatcttcttggaGGGCCATCGGAAGATGTacaagaaggtcaagggcATTGAGGAATGA
- a CDS encoding phenylalanyl-tRNA synthetase: protein MAGPRVLAANVVRAVPRVMTASATASLWRLSAQAGRARLSLTRAPRHCLRVASYSSSAGGAASSPPPPSTLSSSRPATIEVNGKTYTTDEWYNVPQTVLALTGRKLHLQKDHPVAITRQIIESKFSTATYKRYNEFDPVVSTIENFDSLGFPPDHVGRARSDTYYINETTLLRTHTSAHEAELFRASASDGYLISADVYRRDEVDRSHYPVFHQMEGARVWDRTKVPNGDVVAAIYADLAKLPTHDVKVEDPNPPHHPERNPLQSKHHSPEEAEAIAAHLKRSLELMVVEIFTRAKQAAARQDPNYVDEPLRVRWVEAYFPFTSPSWELEVYYQGDWLEVLGCGVSKQELFINADQPQQLGWAFGIGLERIAMLLFQIPDIRLFWSKDERFLSQFTGVQDNLDKLKRFVPFSKYPACWKDVSFWLRSTSAAGGNTAVANVHDFHENDLMEVVREVAGDVVEDVQLKDQFTHPKTGRKSMCYRINYRSLEKTLTNEEANDFHERVRQGLVEKLGVELR from the exons ATGGCTGGACCCCGCGTTCTCGCGGCCAATGTCGTGCGGGCTGTGCCTCGTGTGATGACGGCCTCTGCCACGGCTTCGCTTTGGCGACTCAGCGCACAAGCTGGACGCGCCAGACTGAGCTTGACCAGAGCTCCCCGCCATTGTCTCCGAGTAGCATCTTATTCCTCCTCTGCAG GTGGTGCTGCTagctcccctcccccaccttcGACCCTCAGCAGCTCGAGACCGGCGACGATCGAGGTCAATGGCAAGACCTACACCACCGACGAATGGTACAACGTCCCCCAGACCGTCCTCGCTCTCACCGGCCGCAAGCTTCATCTCCAGAAAGACCACCCCGTTGCCATCACCCGCCAGATCATCGAGTCCAAGTTCTCCACGGCCACCTACAAGCGCTACAATGAGTTCGACCCTGTCGTCAGCACCATCGAGAACTTTGACTCGCTCGGTTTCCCGCCCGACCACGTCGGCCGCGCCCGCTCCGACACCTACTACATCAACGAGACCACGCTCCTGCGCACGCACACTTCAGCCCACGAGGCCGAGCTCTTCCGCGCCAGCGCCTCGGACGGCTACCTGATCAGCGCCGACGTCTACCGCCGCGACGAGGTCGACCGCAGCCACTACCCCGTCTTCCACCAGATGGAGGGAGCCCGCGTGTGGGACCGCACCAAAGTGCCCAATGGCGACGTCGTGGCCGCCATCTACGCCGACCTGGCCAAGCTGCCCACGCACGACGTCAAGGTCGAGGACCCCAACCCGCCGCACCACCCGGAGCGTAACCCACTGCAGAGCAAGCATCATAGCCctgaggaggccgaggccaTCGCCGCCCACCTCAAGCGCTCGCTCGAGCTCATGGTCGTCGAGATCTTCACCCGCGCCAAGCAGGCCGCCGCTCGTCAGGATCCCAACTACGTCGACGAGCCGCTGCGTGTCCGCTGGGTTGAGGCCTACTTCCCCTTTACGTCGCCTTCGTGGGAATTGGAGGTGTACTACCAGGGTGACTGGCTTGAGGTGCTGGGCTGCGGTGTCAGCAAGCAGGAACTGTTCATCAATGCGGACCAGCCGCAACAGCTCGGCTGGGCGTTCGGTATTGGTCTTGAGCGCATCGCCATGCTGTTGTTCCAGATCCCCGACATCCGTCTTTTCTGGTCCAAGGATGAGCGTTTCCTGAGCCAGTTCACCGGCGTGCAGGATAATCTTGACAAGCTGAAGCGCTTCGTCCCCTTCTCCAAGTATCCGGCTTGCTGGAAGGATGTGTCCTTCTGGCTGCGGTCAACGTCTGCGGCGGGTGGAAACACTGCCGTGGCCAACGTGCATGACTTTCATGAAAATGACCtgatggaggtggtgcgTGAAGTGGCCGGTGATGTGGTTGAAGACGTCCAGCTGAAGGACCAGTTCACCCATCCCAAGACGGGCAGGAAGAGCATGTGCTATAGAATCAACTACAGGAGCTTGGAAAAGACTCTGACGAACGAGGAGGCCAACGACTTCCATGAGCGGGTAAGGCAAGGATTGGTGGAGAAGCTTGGTGTTGAGCTTAGGTAG